Sequence from the Papilio machaon chromosome 26, ilPapMach1.1, whole genome shotgun sequence genome:
AATGCAATGCATTTAGAATAACGCGTTTCTAACTTCCTTATTCcttgtgaaaaaaattattttcgtgACTCTCGAAAAAGTCCTCTACGGCAGCTATAACCGCGTCATTATCGTGAAATTTTGTTCCACGAATTTcctcttttaattttggaaaTAAGTGAAAATCACTTGGGGCTAAGTCCGGAGAATATGGTGGGTGGTCAAGGAGATTGAAGCCAGCACAGCGGATTGCGTTGAGCGCAACTTCCGATCGATGAGCAGGAGCGTTATCTTGAAGGAACAACACGCCCAACGACAGTTTTCCacgacgtttttctttaatcgCTTCACGCACTTTCGGGATTAAATTTGCATAATAGGGTCCAGTAATCGTCTGGCCTTTTGACATGTAATCAATAAAAAGGATTCCTTCACTATCCCAGAACACAGAGGCCATAACTTTGCCAGCGGATGGTCGTTTCCAAGACATGCTTTGTCTTTTAGTTTCAGGATCAAAATGGTGGACCCACGTTTCATCCATGGTGACAAGACGATGGCAAAAATTATCCGAATCACGCTGGAACATTTCGAGATTACGCTTGGAAATTTCCAAACGTCGCTTTTTGTTTTCGTCGGTTAACATTCGTGGCTCCCATCTTGCAGACACTTTTTTGAACCCCAGtgaatcaattaaaatggATTGAACGCTACCAAAAGATATCTTTAGGATCTCagctatatgttttatagtcATTCTTCTGTCTTCCAAAACCAGATTCTCAACCTTTTTGACATTTTCGTCTGTAACGGAGGTTGAAGGCCGCCCAGAACGCGGGTCATCTTTACAGCTTGATCTACCTCTTTTAAATTCAGCCACCCAGTACGCAACCGTAGAATAGAGTACAGCATCACCCCCTAATGTCTGCTGAATGTCCAAAAAAATTTCCTTCgtagacatttttttcaaactgaGATATTTTATCACCGCACGTAACTCACTTTTATCcataattttgactttttaGCAACTCGTTgcacaaaaaaatgtattacatgCGAACGAACTGACAAAAACAAGTGACAGTCTGCATAAATATAGTGTGATAGACActctttaatttgaatatcgaACTTGATCCAAAAAGGTTTCATATATATGCACTTCTAAGAACTTTTTGATTCACCctcgtatataaaagaaagtcgtgttagttacactatttataactcaagaacggctgaatcgatttgactgaaaattggtgggcaggtagcttagaacaaggaaacggacataggataatttttaccccgttttctattttttattccgcgcggacggagtcgcgggtaaaagctagtcaaaAATGTTTGAGATattctacaaataaaattataatgacttACTTTTTGGCGGTTCTTTACATTTTGCTGGCTTTGATGGATTACACAAAGGTTTTCCATTATAATTGCAGTAGCACTTTTGGCATtccttattatataatttacccGGTACGCATCGTCCTTCTGGTAAGTCgggcaaatattttttatctttcttaGTTTCCATTTCAATTCCTTCCCTTAAATTTCTCTGAGGGCTTCGTTTCTTTATTAAACTGAATCGTTTGATATCTTCATGTTCTAAGCAAGCCATTTTAGTACAATAGAGGACGTTAGTGTCGGCACAGTGGCAAGTGTTGCAagatattttgtacattttgcCTTTAACGCAAGGGTCGCCTTCTTTAATAGTCAAATACTCGGGAACACTTGATACGTTtgctgaattaaaattaacaaattaaattactgaaACTTGTCGTTGAATGTTCACTAAGGTCGTAATTAAGTGTAGATTTCTTAGTCATTACTAATGTAACTTATAACCTATACGAcctaaattgattttttttttaatttaatactcttactcgttttaaaattatgaaattctAAACAATACTCACACAGAGAACATTGTACTGTACAAAGCCAGCACGCAatacacaaaacaaatttaaaaatcattttctaataaacttaaaaattcgaaacaagtcttaattaattacgaCGTAAAGAAACTTATGTAGTAATAAAACGCGATAAACATTATTGCTTGGATTTATTTgacgattattttttattaggataGGATTTATACGATTTGTTAGtgtttttaacataaacattGAATAAGTCAAAACACTATTAGTCTTGTTAAATAGCTTTTGAAAGTAATCACAAACTAACCTCTATTTCGATGTGTCAAATGAATCTGTTAGCTATGTATGAATTTAGCTTAAATGTAATACTTTAGATGGAGTGTTTCGTACTTCGATTAGTAATATCAATGTTATTTCTAATCGAAAGTTTCAGGCTGCGTTCtatatctgaaataaatttcatcgagataggtatatacatacatatactagctgtcgctctcAACTCCGACAGCGCGgtgttaaaagaaaacttagtaagttgcctatgcgttcttctagattgtgttctacatctgtgccaaatttcatcaagatccgctgAACCGTTCTCGAGATACcttataaaaaacatccatccatacatctaaactttcgtatttataatcttactaacttacttaatattataaatgtgaatgtttagatggatggatgttagtttgaaggtatctcttaatgaaatttggtacatacgtagaacatattctggaagaacacataggctacttattacgttttttttaattccacgcggacggagtcacgagTGACAggtagttttataatattaataagatatatatgtaaatgtaaGATTGTAATGCAAATGGGAACACTAGGGAATTTTACCATAAAAATGGCCTCCGGAGGTTTTCTAACACGTCTCACTTTTTTACTCCAAACACTACGTCTAGTctagatttatataaatcaaaggAATTTATTAATGgaacttatgtaaataaaacactatattaaattcaaattcgtTTATTCGTTTCGTGACAAtctaaaaacaaagttattaagtttatttacgtATTTTCTATTACGTTATTAGTACAGCGCAACGAAATATGTTGTTACAGACCTTGTTCGTATCCAGTATACTAAcgcatcaaatatcttgtaatataataaaaataaaaatttagaatgaaaaaaataatcacataaaatttttaagtaatacaCCCTCTGAAAATAGAttaatgttgttattaaaataaaacctcaTTAAACTTGCTATCCATcaccttaaaataaaagaagaaaaaaaaattgatgttttatCTGTATTTGTTTTCAGTAATTGACATAACAGAGAGCGTATTGTTGCcttttattgtgaaaaaaaaaatgtctacgaTACATTATGAACTAAAACTATtagtctaaataaaataattaagaaaaactaGTCACTAAATAGGTTTAGACAACAATACCTTTAttcgtaaaaatgtttttaaaccacagataatgtttacattatttatttgtggGCACGGCTGTGCCCCCGTCGTGGAGAGCACCGCCAAACTACTCTTTTCTCGAAACGATCCAGGGTTTTGATACCCTTGTTACTTTGTTGTgagtataagtaaaaaaagcaaaaaaatttttaccctttttatagaaaacttatttatttattggatgtaaattaagttacattaatacagtttttttgttacattacaaaattagattattttttaaataatatatattttatagataaaattagaaaccaaataattttcacatgaaaatagtttataaaaaaaattgcgataAAAACGGCCAGTGTTAAAAATGTGACATCTAATAtggcatataaataaaatactattaatgCTGTCAACACCGAAGTATACTTCGTGACATGAAAGTGGAGCTTACACAGATTTTAGTATTCTCGAATTTGCtacaaagaatattttttatcttatactaTATTAAACTAATACGGTTGCGGAAGccattattatgttattaacaattttgtaaGCCACTGTAATTGTATAGTAATGTGGGTGTATAGTAGGGTTTGAGCAGAAGAGTTTGAGTTGGCACGTCGCGCAGAACAAATACTCTTGTTCCCTACGTGCCAAGTGTACTTTCATGTCtcgaagtataaaatatatgaattacGCTGAAAGGATGATAGGAGGTAAGTCGTATTTTACGATATTGCACTAAAAATCAAATGCAACTGAGTGAAAATCGATCAATCCGACGAAAAGAGATACatcttttataacttaagagtAACTCTTTTCCTCGGATAAATcgataatgtattttatcacCATGTTTTAAGGTTACATTTGCAGTGCTCAAGTTTTGCTTCATTCAGGGCGTGTATACGGAACAGTAACGTAAAGTACAAAAAACGCTTTTGCCGTCGGCGGAACACGTGCAGTCGTTACACTCTCGCTTGAACTGTTCTCCTGGGTTGCATCGGAAGTTAGGATCCGATTCtggaagaaattaaaaagttaacaacAACTTTCTCAACTGTCTTTCTTCTCTATCTTTCGGTGCCTTTGTCACTCCATTCTTATTTCTATCTGTTGTCTGACTTAAGTTAAAACTTGGAAGATGTGCTACTTTTAACGAGGATATacggaaaaataattttccctTTTCCTAAAAAAACCCCAATACCCAGCTAAATTCATTCCTCTTCCCATACTTTCCCCTGTTTATGTAGTACTATCCCTTTCATAATAATCAATCTCTTTCACTCACCCGGTGCATTTAGTCCATCGCTAGTTTTGACCTGGTCGCAGTCGTGTGTGGTGCATGTCGCTCGCTGACCATCTGCTCCGCAAAGACATACATTGCAGGCGCGTTGGAATGCTGCGCCCGCGGAACAGTTGGTGGTAATCTCTTCTGTCGTTTCTGTAACAGATATTTTAACTATAGTTTCATCttcagctcactgtacgtccccaccgaggggctcggagcctaccccaagttaggggtgactaggccatagtcaaccacgctggccaagtgcgggttgacttcacacatatcattgaatttcttctcagatatgtgcagcatcacgatgttttccttcaccgtaagaacgtcggataaatgtacatatgtaaatcgaaaaacatattggtacatggcgggattggaacccaggacctgcagattgcaattcaagtgcttaacccctgagccaccgacgatAACTATAGTTTAATCCATGAAAATGTCTAAAATGAGTAATGTTTTTCAAGCATATGCATTTgggtttttaatttgtacctTGAGGTTATAACTTCAACATACTATAATGCTAATTTTACACAAGGACGTAAGAGTGAGGCAATGCAGTAGATGAAGTTCTGCTATTTAAACGTACACTTAGTACAATTCTTTAAACTGACCTCGCTTTTTCCTGACTCCACCGTTATTGTTACTGTTGAGCATGGCGCAGTCGATGCGCGTGCATGAGAAGTCGTGACCCTCGTTGTTGCAGAGACATTTGTTGCAGTCGATGCGGAATTCCTGTCCCGGCTGGCACGCCTTGGGCGGCTCCTACTGGATACAGTGCGCGTTATATACCCATATTGAACGGTTAATGCACGTTAATGcttcaacaataatattttgtgtcTTTCTGtcatttttttcgtttaaaataagataacaaTGTGAGATGTTAAGATATAGATCGCAGTgacaaaagatttaataacatcaataataaaatatatttttcatatataaatGCAAACATTACCTGTGGAGGAGCACGTCTCTTCCTTGACGATAccttatcttttttttctacgATACTGTCGGCTTTCtgtaagagaaaataaaaaaaaatacaatttatgacTACAATAACCTATAATAACTACGAAGCTATTAACTTAGTCTAATAAAAAGCCGGAGAAATACCATCACCAAAAGAGCTAAAAAATCGCCATCGAGAAGCAAAATTCTTTACGATCCCACCTAATGTTTAATGTGATCGAATACCACCACCGTGAACCAGAAAACATCCCTAACCTGTACATCATCATCAGGGTAACACGCTCGTCTAGTACAAGAATATGATTGTCCATCGGGATTGCACCGGCACATGTTGCAGTCCATCTCAAATACCTCGTCCGGACGACACTTCTGTTTTATTACGCGAGCGTTCTGTATTAGTAAGTAAAACAACTCTTTAGACTTCGTAGAAGTATATGTTAATAGAATTGAATAGATGAGTACGAGTAGAAATTCCACAtctatatatcgacgctggaaagcataaacgctgtaaccctttaaatcgcgaatatgtttttcacacgttaataatttcaaccattatcaaacgataatgattttattataggttaggacaaactacacaaaattgctaaataccgcatgcttgtagacgtatcagctcacgagttatcattttttggctctcctgtaaagttcatactttcggggttacagcgtttacgctttccagcgtcgatatataaaagaaagtcgtgttagttacactatttataactcaagatcggttgaactgatttagctgaaaattgatggggaggtagcatagaactaggagacggacataagaactttttatcttatgtgcatttttttttatttcctcacggacggagtcgctggtaaaagctagtttatgttattaaagtgttaaaacaaaaataatacacaataACTTGAaagtgaacattttttttgtcctcaagtatacaacaaaatattgcAGATGTCAAAATAAGAATGCTATTTTAGTGTATAACTCTTAAAAtgctaaaatatttacctCTGACAATTCTTCTGTAATTTCATCCGGTACTTCCATGACGCAGACCTTCCTAGTGCAGAAGTAGCTGGTTCCGTCTTCATTGCACCAACATGTGTTGCAGTCTTTTATGAACATTCTGTTCGCTGAACAGATGATCGCCTTTGTGCTGTTCTCTTTCTTTACATCCGATCTTAATACCTAGAAAAGCAATAAAATCATGTATTGacaaataacattgaaaagattttatttttatttcgtacacataaaaaaataaggattctttgttaataaaaactgcattatgtttattaaatactttatttaagaTGTTATCAAATATTCTTCGTTTAGTTCTgtataatgtttattctaatgcctttaaataattatggtaCTATCGGCTTCATATCCTGAAACGAAacaaaaaggtaataaaaagtacaagagctatagtcttactaatattataaactagcttttacccgcgactccgtccgcgcggaataaaaaaaaaaaaagaaaaagaaaacggggtaaaaattatcctatgtcctattcctggttctaagctacctgctcaccaattttcagtcaaatcgattcagccgttcttgagttataaatagtgtaactaacacgactttcttttatatatatagatgcaaatgtttagatggatgtttgttacaaagtatCTTTAAAACGGCTGCAtgtatctcgatgaaatttggtatagatgtagaacacagtctgaaagaacacataggctactaattaagttttttttaatttccgcgcagacggagttgcgggtgatagctagttgttaatatttttttaatttctgtttgCTTTTCTGGTCTCTAAA
This genomic interval carries:
- the LOC106718672 gene encoding uncharacterized protein LOC106718672 isoform X2 produces the protein MQWLLAGLLCWATLAIGSELPDLLETNPSVEVQCLAGTEWKSNCHSCRCLSSGIAECFKEELCDTSITADPIPCKPHTVFSRDCSSCICLPNGKAQCTQAVCNRSNIPKKSELLSGKECSPGSKWSSQCNECHCTSEGYASCTEMKCPGQENEAMLRCAPDTVWMNECNTCWCTTDGRAMCTRMGCMVLPAIDFKENATEEPIISKVLRSDVKKENSTKAIICSANRMFIKDCNTCWCNEDGTSYFCTRKVCVMEVPDEITEELSEKADSIVEKKDKVSSRKRRAPPQEPPKACQPGQEFRIDCNKCLCNNEGHDFSCTRIDCAMLNSNNNGGVRKKRETTEEITTNCSAGAAFQRACNVCLCGADGQRATCTTHDCDQVKTSDGLNAPESDPNFRCNPGEQFKRECNDCTCSADGKSVFCTLRYCSVYTP
- the LOC106718672 gene encoding uncharacterized protein LOC106718672 isoform X1, with translation MQWLLAGLLCWATLAIGSELPDLLETNPSVEVQCLAGTEWKSNCHSCRCLSSGIAECFKEELCDTSITADPIPCKPHTVFSRDCSSCICLPNGKAQCTQAVCNRSNIPKKSELLSGKECSPGSKWSSQCNECHCTSEGYASCTEMKCPGQENEAMLRCAPDTVWMNECNTCWCTTDGRAMCTRMGCMVLPAIDFKENATEEPIISKVLRSDVKKENSTKAIICSANRMFIKDCNTCWCNEDGTSYFCTRKVCVMEVPDEITEELSENARVIKQKCRPDEVFEMDCNMCRCNPDGQSYSCTRRACYPDDDVQKADSIVEKKDKVSSRKRRAPPQEPPKACQPGQEFRIDCNKCLCNNEGHDFSCTRIDCAMLNSNNNGGVRKKRETTEEITTNCSAGAAFQRACNVCLCGADGQRATCTTHDCDQVKTSDGLNAPESDPNFRCNPGEQFKRECNDCTCSADGKSVFCTLRYCSVYTP